The stretch of DNA GCTGCCCCCGCGAACCAGCAGGCGACGCTGCGGTTCCGGGGTATCAGGATGAGCATTCGAGGACGCGGAACATACCTCTGTGCCGTAGCGGCAGTTACGCCGCCGGAACGGCATTCCGCTTCGGGAAGGCAGGCCGGATTGGCAGTCGGAGCCCGGCGAGGGTTAAAGCTCGATTAGACAAGCGGTTACGGGGCACATCGCATGGCCTGAGGGGGTATACCACCGTGGCCGAAAAGATGCGAAACACCGAACACAGCAGGCGGCCGCTCTCAGCGGCCGCAACCGATACAAGAGGCAACACGCCATGAGTGAAAAGCTGATGCTGCCCGTTCTCCCGCTGCGGGAGACGGTCATCTTCCCCGGAACCGCCGTGCCGATCTCGGCCGGGCGTCCGGGCACGCTGCAGGCCATCGAGGCCGCGCTCGCCGGCGACCGCCGCATGCTCGCGGTGGCCCAGCGCGAAAACCGCGACGAGGTGGAGCCGGACAACCTGTACACCGTCGGCACCATCGTCCGCATCGCCCAGGTTCAGAAGGGCGCGGGCGGGGTGCAGCTCCTTATCCAGGGCGAACACCGCGCCCTTGCCCTGCACTACGTGGAGACCCCGGGCACCGGGCTGAGCGCGCACGTGCGGGAAATGACGGACCTGGCCCCGGTGAACGCCGAAGACCCGGCGTTCCTGGCGCTGCACCGCGAGGTGCGCGACCGCGCCGCCGAGCTGGGCCGCCGCCGCGGCATTCCCGCGGACATGCTGCAGCAGTTCATGGAGGGCGTCACCGAGCCCGGCGCCTTTGCCGACCTGGTGTCGTTCTACGTGGAGATGGCCCCCGAGGCCAAGCAGAAGCTGCTGGAGATCCTGTCCGTGGAGGAGCGCCTGCGCTCGCTGCTGCTGATCGTGCAGCGCCAGCTGGCCCTGCTGGAGGCGCAGGAGGAGATTCAGGCCCAGGTGCAGGAGGAACTGGGCGAGCGCCAGCGCGAAATGCTGCTGCGCGAGCAGATGAAGGCCATTCAGCGCGAGCTGGGTGAAGAGGACGAAGGGCGGGAGCTGGAGGAACTGCGCGAGAAGATCGAGGCGCTGGGCCTTCCCGAGGGTGTGGCCGAAGAGGTGGAGCGCGAGCTCGGCCGGCTGGAGCGCACCAACCCGCAGAGCGCCGAGTACCAGGTCATCCGCACCTACCTGGAGGTGATGACGGATCTTCCGTGGAACACGCGCACGGAAGACAAGCTCACCCTGGGCGCCGCCGAAGAGATCCTGAACGAGGACCACTACGGGCTGGAAGACGTAAAGGACCGCGTGCTGGAGTTCCTGGCCGTGCGCCAGCTGGCCGCGCGCCGCGCCGAGGCCGAGGCCAAGGAAGAGGCCGCCGCCGAAGCCGAGGCGCTGGACGGCACCGAGGCGGAGATGACGGCCGAGGTGATTGAAAAGGAGATCGTCGTGGCCAAGGCGAAGGCGACCGCCAAGGGGCCCATTCTGCTCTTTGCCGGCCCTCCGGGCGTGGGCAAGACGAGCATCGCCAAGTCCATCGCCCGCGCGCTGGGGCGCAAGTACGTGCGCATCGCGCTGGGCGGCGTGCGTGACGAGGCGGACATCCGCGGGCACCGCCGCACCTACGTGGGCGCCATGCCGGGGCGCATCGCCCAGGCGCTCAAGCAGGCCAAGTCGCGGAACCCCGTGATCCTGCTGGACGAGGTGGACAAGCTGGGGGTGAGCTACCAGGGCGACCCGTCCAGCGCGCTGCTGGAGGTGCTGGATCCGGCGCAGAACCACGAGTTCACGGACCACTACCTGGGCGTGCCGTTCGACCTGAGCGAGGTGCTGTTCATCGCCACGGCCAACTACACGCAGAACATTCCGGCGCCGCTGTACGACCGCATGGAGGCCGTGGAGTTCCGCGGCTACACCGAGGCGGAAAAGAAGAACATCGCCGAGCGCTACCTGCTGCCCCGGCAGCTGGAAGAGGCCGGGCTGCACGAAGGCGAGCTGCAGCTGTCCGAGGAGGCGCTGGAGCGCGTGATCAGCGAGTACACCCGCGAGGCGGGGGTGCGGCAGCTGGAGCGCGAGCTGGGCAAGGTGGCCCGCAAGGCCGCGCGGCGCATCGCCACGGGCGGGACGAGCGAGGTGGTGGTGGACGGCGAGGTGGTCAAGGACTTCCTGGGCCGCACGCGGGTGCACCCGGAGCGCGCCGGGCGGGAGGACATCGTGGGCGTGTCGACGGGGATGTACTACACCCCCGTGGGCGGCGACATCATGTTCATCGAGGTTTCGGCGCAGCAGCGCGCGTCGGCGCCGGCGGCCGAGGGCGCGGAGCAGGCGCAGCCCGGCTTCGGCAACCTGGTGCTGACCGGCCAGCTGGGCGACGTCATGAAGGAGTCCGCCCGGGCGGCGCTGACGTACGCCCGCGCCAACGCGGCGCGGTACGGCATCGACCCGCGCAAGGCGTGGGGCTCGGAGCTGCACATTCACGTGCCGGCGGGCGCCATTCCCAAGGACGGTCCGTCCGCGGGCGTGGCGATGACCACGGCGCTGGTGTCAGCCCTGTCGGGAATGCCCGTCCGCAACGACGTGGCGATGACCGGCGAGGTGACGCTGACGGGCCGGGTGCTTCCCATCGGCGGCGTGAAGGAGAAGCTGCTGGGCGCGCACCGCTCCGGCATCCGCACCATCCTCCTGCCCAAGGAGAACGAGGCGGACCTGGACGATCTGCCGGCCGAGATTCTGAGCCAGATGGAGGTGCACGGCGTGTCCACCATCGACGAAGCGCTGAGCTTTGCGCTTCGCGGCGCGCAGATGAGCGAGGGCAAGCTGCGGTTTCCGGAGCTGCCCCTGCCCGCTCCGGCCGGCCGTGGCCTTGAGGGTGAGGTGCGGCTGCACCGGGGGGTCTGAACGGCAGGGAATAGGGAATAGGGAATAGGGAATGGGGTGGTCCGTCGCGAGGCGGGCCATCCACTCGAACCACGGCCCCCGGGGAGTCATCTCCGGGGGCCGCGTCTTTTTGATGGATGTTGATCCGATGCATTCCCGATTCGGAGGCGGTCCCTGGATCTTGCGCGGGAGGCCTGAGCGAATGAATCCGCCGCTCAAACAGCGGTAAGCCCCGACACCAGCCGCTGGCGCGTCCGGTTCGGGGCTTCAACTGCGTACCATCGGGCGAGGAATGGTGAGTACGTCGAGCGTCCATCCAGCGGATGCGCATCTCCCGCGTGTACAAGCGGCGGGCGGTGCCGACGACGGCGCTCGCGCTGAGTTCATCCGCATTTTTTGAGAGGCACCCCATCGTCCACCGGAGGCCGGAAATGGCGCCTGCGGTGAGTTCATCCGCGTCTTGGCGGGCACCCAATCCGCCAGGCGGCGACGAAAGCGCGCCCACACATCCACCTGCCGCGCGTCTGTTTGCGGAGTGTGCCCGCGCGGCAAAGCCGGATGAACATGGACCCGGGCGGCCGCTGGGCCTGTACGAAATCGCGTCAGCGGCGGTCGAGCATGCTCAGGAAGAAGGCGGCCAGGAAGCCAGCGGCGGTGACGAGGCCCACCATCCCGCCGCCCTCCTCGTATGCCTCGGGCATCATGGTGGAGGCGAGCATGGCGAGAATGCCGCCCGCCGCCACGGCGGTGGTTCCCGCCATCACCTCCGGCGGAAACCCGCGGAACACGGTGTAGCCCACCAGCGACGCCACCCCGGACGCCAGCGCGATCGCCGTCCACATCCCGAACACGAAGCGCCCGGACCGCCCCGCGCGCTTCATTCCCGCCGAGCTCGACAATCCTTCCGGGAGGTTGGAGAGGAAGATGGCGGCGACCGCGGCCATGCTCACGCCGTGCCCGCCCACCATGCTGAGCCCGATGGCGATGGATTCCGGAATGCCGTCCAGCAGCGCGCCCACGGCGATCGCCGTTCCGCTCCCGGGCTGGTCCTTCTCAGACGGCTGATGATCGCCCGAGCGCTTGCGGTGGTGCGCGCCGCGCCGGGCAAGCGCCATGGTCGCCCCCGTGTACGCCAGCGCCCCCACGGAAAAGCCGATCAGAACCGGCGCAAACCCCGCCTGCCGGTACGCCTCGTCCATCAGCTCAAAGGCGAGCGCCGAGATCAGCACGCCGGCGCCGAACGCCATCACCGCCGCCACGAGACCCCGGGGCACCCGCACGGCGAACCCCAGCGCCGCGCCAATCAGCAGCGCGGCCCCCGCCAGCAGTCCCCACAGCCCCGCCGCCGCCCACACCGGCACCGTCATTCCGCCTCCCGGTCAGGTTCACCCGCGCCCCTCCCACCGGCGATCCGGGGCGGCGCTGCGTCACAGGGCACCCCTTGTGCCCGGCCGATTACGGAATGGTGTCGGGAGCGCACGCAGGTGCGAGGCAGTGTCCGGAAAGCGCCCGGCAAACCGCACGCATCCCGTTGCATCACATCATCTTACCCAGGATTTCAACGCAATGTCGGCTTATTGATCCAGCGCCTATGACGGCGGTCATGTAGCAGATGTTTCCCCCGCCGTAGCTGATGGATCGCCCGTCTTGCTCCATCTCACATGACACCCGTAAGTCGAGTTTCTTGACATCCCCCCGGAGCGGTACTACCGTGGATGTCCCACTCGCAAACTCACCCGCAGTTTCAACCGGAATCGCAGGCCACTCATGCCGTTCCCCGTTCTGCTCACGCTGGCGGCGGCGCTTCACGCCGCGCCGTCCGACACCCTTCGTCCCGCGGCCGCCCCCACCCGCGCCCGGCACGAACTCAGTTCCGCCGCGGCCGCCGGCTTCAACGGCGCCGCCCTGGCCCGCGCCGAAGAAGCGGTGCTGGACGAAATGCGCCGCGGCTCGTTTCCCGGCGCCGCCCTGGCGGTGGGCCGCTGGGACCGCACCGTGCTCGAGGAGGGCTTCGGCCGCCTGGGCGCGGGCGACGGCGAGGTAGACCCCGACGCCACCGTGTACGACCTGGCCTCGCTCACCAAGGTGGTGGGCACCACCACGGCGGTGATGCTGCTGGTGCAGGACGGCCGCATGATGCTGGACGAGCCCGTGTCGTCGTACCTGCCGGAGTTCACCGGCGGCGGGCGCGAGCAGGTCACCATCCGCCACCTGCTCACCCACACCTCGGGCCTCCCCGACGGCGTGGACGTGACGGGGAGCACGCCGGAAGAAGGGCTGCGCCGCATTCTGCGCACGCCGCTGCGCGCGCGGCCGGGGATGCAGGTGGAGTATTCGGACGTGGGCTTCGTGGTGCTGTACGCCGCCGCCGAGCGCGCCGCGGGCGAGCCGCTGTACCGCCTGCTGGACCGCCGCGTGTTCGCGCCGCTGGGGATGAATCACACCAGCTACGTGTACGGCGAGGGATGCTGGAACTGCGCGGGCACCTCGCGCGGATCGATGGCGTTCCGCGGCCGCGTGCACGATCCCATTGCGCGGCGCCTGGGCGGGCTGGCGGGGAACGCGGGGCTGTTCAGCACCGGGCACGACCTGGCCCGCTTCGCCTCCATGCTGGCCAACGGCGGCGAACTGAACGGCACGCGCATCTTTCGCGAGAGCACGGTGCGCATGTTCACTTCGCGCCAGCCGGGAACGGGCACGCGCGCGCTGGGCTGGGACACGCCCTCCGCTCCGGGAACGGGCGCGGCGGGATCGCACGTGTCGCCCAACTCGTTCGGGCACACGGGGTTCACGGGCACGTCCATCTGGATCGACGCGGAGCGCGGCACCTGGGTGGTGCTGCTGGCCAACCGCACGTACGACGACGGCCCCAACCGCATGCAGACGCTGCGGCGCGCGGTGCACGACCGCGTGGCCGATGCGGCGCGGCCGGAG from Longimicrobium terrae encodes:
- the lon gene encoding endopeptidase La, whose protein sequence is MSEKLMLPVLPLRETVIFPGTAVPISAGRPGTLQAIEAALAGDRRMLAVAQRENRDEVEPDNLYTVGTIVRIAQVQKGAGGVQLLIQGEHRALALHYVETPGTGLSAHVREMTDLAPVNAEDPAFLALHREVRDRAAELGRRRGIPADMLQQFMEGVTEPGAFADLVSFYVEMAPEAKQKLLEILSVEERLRSLLLIVQRQLALLEAQEEIQAQVQEELGERQREMLLREQMKAIQRELGEEDEGRELEELREKIEALGLPEGVAEEVERELGRLERTNPQSAEYQVIRTYLEVMTDLPWNTRTEDKLTLGAAEEILNEDHYGLEDVKDRVLEFLAVRQLAARRAEAEAKEEAAAEAEALDGTEAEMTAEVIEKEIVVAKAKATAKGPILLFAGPPGVGKTSIAKSIARALGRKYVRIALGGVRDEADIRGHRRTYVGAMPGRIAQALKQAKSRNPVILLDEVDKLGVSYQGDPSSALLEVLDPAQNHEFTDHYLGVPFDLSEVLFIATANYTQNIPAPLYDRMEAVEFRGYTEAEKKNIAERYLLPRQLEEAGLHEGELQLSEEALERVISEYTREAGVRQLERELGKVARKAARRIATGGTSEVVVDGEVVKDFLGRTRVHPERAGREDIVGVSTGMYYTPVGGDIMFIEVSAQQRASAPAAEGAEQAQPGFGNLVLTGQLGDVMKESARAALTYARANAARYGIDPRKAWGSELHIHVPAGAIPKDGPSAGVAMTTALVSALSGMPVRNDVAMTGEVTLTGRVLPIGGVKEKLLGAHRSGIRTILLPKENEADLDDLPAEILSQMEVHGVSTIDEALSFALRGAQMSEGKLRFPELPLPAPAGRGLEGEVRLHRGV
- a CDS encoding serine hydrolase domain-containing protein, with product MPFPVLLTLAAALHAAPSDTLRPAAAPTRARHELSSAAAAGFNGAALARAEEAVLDEMRRGSFPGAALAVGRWDRTVLEEGFGRLGAGDGEVDPDATVYDLASLTKVVGTTTAVMLLVQDGRMMLDEPVSSYLPEFTGGGREQVTIRHLLTHTSGLPDGVDVTGSTPEEGLRRILRTPLRARPGMQVEYSDVGFVVLYAAAERAAGEPLYRLLDRRVFAPLGMNHTSYVYGEGCWNCAGTSRGSMAFRGRVHDPIARRLGGLAGNAGLFSTGHDLARFASMLANGGELNGTRIFRESTVRMFTSRQPGTGTRALGWDTPSAPGTGAAGSHVSPNSFGHTGFTGTSIWIDAERGTWVVLLANRTYDDGPNRMQTLRRAVHDRVADAARPEFTGSAVGG
- a CDS encoding ZIP family zinc transporter, with protein sequence MPVWAAAGLWGLLAGAALLIGAALGFAVRVPRGLVAAVMAFGAGVLISALAFELMDEAYRQAGFAPVLIGFSVGALAYTGATMALARRGAHHRKRSGDHQPSEKDQPGSGTAIAVGALLDGIPESIAIGLSMVGGHGVSMAAVAAIFLSNLPEGLSSSAGMKRAGRSGRFVFGMWTAIALASGVASLVGYTVFRGFPPEVMAGTTAVAAGGILAMLASTMMPEAYEEGGGMVGLVTAAGFLAAFFLSMLDRR